GGGTCTTCACTCCGGAGCAGGTGATGACAATGATGCAGGAGTCTGGCGTGCCGGCGGGAGTGGTGCAGACATGCGAGGACCTGCTCAACGATCCGCAGATGAAGCATCGGCAGCACCACCGCGTGTTGAAGCATGCTGTGATCGGAGACCACTCATACCATGCCCCGGCATATCGTCTTTCAGAGACGCCATGTGACCTAAATAGAGCAGCGCCGTGCCTGGGCCAGGACAACGAGCACGTCTACAAAGATATCCTGGGAATGACTGATGACAACATCGCGGACATGCTGGCAGAAGGTGTGATCACTACCGAGTACGATGCGCCTTTCAAATCGACATGGTAGGTGAGCGGATATCTCAAGTATCCGGTGAGCATTTGAGAATCACCCACGCAGCCTCGGCATGATGCATTAGGAAAAGAATGTACCAGTGGAATGCCAGGGAATACCAGACCAGCTCTTCCAATCAGAAGAAATGGGCGATGGAGCTGCTTTCTAAGCTTGACTTGGAGGGAAACGAGAGGGTACTGGATATCGGGTGTGGTGATGGGGAGATTACCGCACTGATTGCCCGAAGGGTGCCCCGTGGCTTTGTTGTCGGAATAGACAGCTCAAGGGATATGATTGAACTGGCAGAAAAGCGCTGTCCTTCAGAGCACTACCCGAACCTCACCTTTTTCTTGAGGGACGCCGGGGCCATGGACTTTGACGAGGAATTTGATGCCGTCTTCTCCAATGCCTGTCTTCATTGGATTATTGATCATAAGTCTGTTCTTGAAGGCATCAAAAGATGCTTGAA
This genomic window from Chloroflexota bacterium contains:
- a CDS encoding CoA transferase — translated: VFTPEQVMTMMQESGVPAGVVQTCEDLLNDPQMKHRQHHRVLKHAVIGDHSYHAPAYRLSETPCDLNRAAPCLGQDNEHVYKDILGMTDDNIADMLAEGVITTEYDAPFKSTW